DNA from Alnus glutinosa chromosome 2, dhAlnGlut1.1, whole genome shotgun sequence:
AAAATGGGGGGGAAATGGTTTTTGTTCTCGACGACCAGTGATTTTGGTTTCAaattttgtgattttggtttcaaattttttttaataaaataggacTGCCACGTTGGAAAGGGGCTGATGAAAGACGGACAAAGGTCTcctgtgtagcatttctcatttgggggtggttggccactcacaagtttttaattatttatttatttatttataatttaagttttttcttaagtttttattttttttaaaaaacaaaaaataatgtgcgatttttttagtaattttgattgaattcaaattaaagtatatggATTATTaccaaattaaaaagtaaaaataaccattttttttttattcataataataattattcaattttttaatgaaatattcatttctcaaaaaagGGGCCGTaacgtaaaaagaaaaattaacaaCCAACATTTTCATTAATCGTGGTGCCGAACCCTGACCCAACCCACGACGGCCCAAACTAAATTCTCCAAAGGACATGCTCGTCAATATTAGAAAGCTAAAGGGTAAACAACGGAATGTAGCTTAATATATAAATTCCATCAACCCTCATCTTTGAAATAAGCCTAGGGTTTCCGCAGCTCGCTCATCTCGTCTCAGCAGAGGAATAAGCGAAGAGAGAGCTCCACTTTCGCCGCAACCATGGGTCGAATGCACAGCCACGggtacctctctctctctcactctccctaTAATTAGACGTTAGATGTATGTCGTAAGCAACATTTGATGTACGTTTTTATGGTTCCAGTAAGGGTATCTCAGCCTCAGCTTTGCCCTACAAAAGAACTTCGCCTAGTTGGCTCAAGACCTCTGCTCAGGAGGTACGGATACAAACCTACTCTTTGAGTGATATGTGTTAATGTGTGTTTATTTTGTCACCTTCTGATGTTGATTCAATGGGGCTGTGGGTTTTAAGGTTGAGGATAACATTTGCAAGCTTGCGAAGAAAGGTATGGCACCGTCGCAGATCGGTGTGATTCTTCGTGACTCCCATGGTATCGCTCAGGTGAGGAGTATCAACGGAAGCAAGATCCTTCGTATTCTCAAGGCCCACggtatgtttttttaatttttttttatgggctTGCGCCCTGTTTGGATTCCGAGAAAATGTGGACCGGGGTATTGGAATTGGAATGTTGGGGCTTCAGATGTTCTTAATATTAGTTGGTTGTGCGATAATGAGAAAATAATAGATATGAGacgtgtttgatttggtttggtttgtACTTGTTTTACTGAAGACATTATTTGATTGACCCCAAGATGTTGGACTTGAGCCGCTTGGGAATTGGTTATTTTTACCCATTTTCTTCTTGGGTTACTTAATGAAAATGTTGAGATTCAAAgctttgattttatatatacaatttcCCAGTAACATATGATTCTAGTTCGGGGCACATtaggttttttggtttttgttgtagaatttatttgtttctctttttttggtttgttcaattgtttcttgttttgttcAATTGTTTCTTGTTTTGATCGGGTTAGGCCTTGCACCTGAGATTCCGGAGGATCTGTACCATCTTATCAAGAAGGCAGTGTCTATCCGGAAGCATCTTGAGAGGAACAGGAAGGATAAGGATTCGAAGTTCAGGTTGATTCTGGTTGAGAGCAGGATTCACAGGCTCGCTCGCTACtacaagaaaacaaagaagcTTCCTCCTGTCTGGAAATAGTAAGTCTCACAAGATTGTGTGTTTGATAATCTTAATACTTTGCGTTTTCATATTTAATTGGTTGATTAATGTGGTTGAATTAG
Protein-coding regions in this window:
- the LOC133859096 gene encoding small ribosomal subunit protein uS15-like, producing the protein MGRMHSHGKGISASALPYKRTSPSWLKTSAQEVEDNICKLAKKGMAPSQIGVILRDSHGIAQVRSINGSKILRILKAHGLAPEIPEDLYHLIKKAVSIRKHLERNRKDKDSKFRLILVESRIHRLARYYKKTKKLPPVWKYESTTASTLVA